CCAAATATTTCATCTCGGTAAAATTATAAACACCAAGGAGAAATCTCACTGGTGAAGATTATGGCGCTGAGCGATAGGCTTGAGATGGTGAACCCTTCTGAAATAAGAAAGCTTTTTGATCTTGCCCAAGGTATTGAGGGAATAATCTCACTCGGAATTGGAGAGCCGGACTTTGACACACCGGAACATATAAAGGAGTATGCAAAGGAAGCCCTTGACAAGGGACTAACACACTATAGCCCAAACATAGGGATTTTGGAGCTCAGGGAAGCAGTTGCAGAGAAGTTAAAAAAGCATAACGGAATTGAGGCAGATCCAAAAACCCAGATAATGATAACCGTCGGCACCAACCAGCAGATTTTAATGGGACTTGCAACCTTCTTGAAAGACAACGAGGAAGTTCTCATTCCCTCCCCAATGTTCGTTAGCTACGCCCCCGCAGTTATTCTGGCGGGAGGAAAGCCCGTTGAGGTTCCCACCTATGAGGAAAACGAGTTTCGCCTAACCGTCGATGAGCTCGAAAAATACGTGACTCCAAAAACAAGGGCATTGATAATAAACACCCCAAACAATCCCACGGGGGCAGTATTAACGAAGAAAGATCTTGAGGAGATTGCAGATTTTGCGGTTGAGCACGATCTGATGATCTTAAGCGATGAAGTTTATGAGTACTTCGTCTACGATGGGGTCAAAAACTACAGCATTGCCTCTCTGGACGGCATGTTTGAGAGGACAATAACCATGAACGGGTTCTCAAAGACCTTCGCAATGACCGGATGGCGTTTGGGGTTCCTAGCGGCTCCAGAATGGGTTGTGGAAAAAATGGTTCGATTCCAAATGTACAACGCAACATGTCCCGTGACATTTATTCAATACGCGGCTGCAAAAGCCTTGAGGGACGAGAGAAGCTGGAAAGCGGTAGAAGAGATGCGCAGGGAATATGAGAGGAGAAGAAACCTTGTTTGGAAGAGATTAAACGAGATGGGTCTGCCAACGGTTAAACCAAAGGGGGCGTTTTATATCTTCCCAAGGATTAAAGACACCGGTTTAAGCAGCAAGGAGTTCAGTGAGCTGATGATAAAGGAGGCAAAGGTGGTTGTAGTTCCCGGAAGCGCATTTGGACAGGCTGGAGAAGGCTATGTGAGGATAAGCTACGCCACAGCCTATGAGAAGCTTGAAGAAGCTATGGACAGAATGGAAAAAGTGCTGAAGGAAAAGAAGCTCGTTTAACCTCCCCCAGCAATCTTTTTATCTTTTCTCCCCCACTTTGATGGGGATGAAAAATGCTTCCGGGAAAAGTTCCTCCAGAAGTGCTTGAAAAAATTGTCTTTAACCTTCTTGGAGTTGAGGATGAGAGGGTTATAATAAAATCTGGTGTAGGCATTGATGCGGCTGCAATAGACTTTGGAGATAAAGCTCTCGTTGCATCAAGCGATCCCATAACCGGGGCAGAGAAGCACATAGGCTTTTACGCAATAAACGTTAACGCAAACGACGTTGCAACGTTTGGAGCCAAGCCGAGGTGGTTCTTAGCAACTATTCTGTTGCCGGAAAATGCTAATGAGGCTCTCCTTAAGGAGATAATGGAGGACATGCACAAAAGCGCCGAAAAACTTGGCATAGCCATAGTAGGGGGCCACACGGAAGTGACAATTGGACTAAACAGACCTATAGTCATCGGAACGATGCTCGGTGAAGTCGAGAAGGGAAAGTTGGTAAAATCAAACGGTGCAAAAGCTGGAGACGCCATAATATTGACCAAAGGTGCCGGAATTGAGGGAACTTCAATTATAGCGAGTGAAAAAGAAGAGGAGCTTAGGAAAGTATTTGGAGATGAGTTGGTGGAGAGGGCAAAGGGATTTCTTGAGAAAATCAGTGTGGTAAAAGAGGCATTAATTGCTGCAGAGATTGGGGTTAATGCCATGCACGATCCCACGGAGGGAGGGATAGCCAACGGATTCCACGAGATGGCAGACGCCGCTGGTTTAGGATTTAGGGTTTATTACGATAAGATACCCATAGCGGAAGAGACCAAAAAGCTGTGTGAGTACTTCAACTTAGACCCCCTTGCTCTGATAAGCTCAGGCTCTCTCCTAATCGCGGCGCCAAAAGAAAAAGCCGAAAAAATCGTGAATGCAATACAAAAAGAGGGCATTGAGGCGGCAATAGTTGGAGAGTTCCTGGAAGACAGGAACACAAAGGTTCTTGTGAAAGATGGGAAGGAGATCCCGCTAAAAAGGCCAGAAACGGACGAAATCTGGAAAATCTTTTAAAGGTATTTTTCCCTATGTTGCTCACATGGCCGGTTGGAGATGGCTAGACCCTTATCGAAGTTGGTGGGATTTTAATGCCCCTGGCCTAGTACTGCTGCCTTCAGAGAGCACTACCTCAACCTCCTAACCTTCCTACCCTTTATGTCTATTCGCCCTTCCTTCTCAAGCATTCTCAGAATTTCTTCAAATGCCTTCCCGTTCATCACGTTTATTATCATGGTGCCCTTTTCGGTGGGTATCTCCATGGGCATCGCCTTGAGAAACGCCATGGTTAAGTCTTCTTTGGAAACCTTCTCGTTACCAAGGGCATTTAATATCTCGCTCGCAACTATTCCCCTTGAGATAAGGGCAAAGTAAACATCCATAACCGTCTCTTCTTCAAAGTACTTTGCGGCTATATGCATAGCCCGGTTGATTTTCTCTATTTCAAGCTCCCGGATCTCTATCTCATATTCCGGAAGCAGGTCAACAAACGCAAACTGCTTCGCTATCTTCTCAATTTTCTCAAGGTTTTTTGCAATTTGATACGGAAACCTGAACTGGAATTTGAGCTTTGTAATATCAACGTTTTCTTTTAACCTTGCTTTGTTCTCTTCAATAACAACTGCATCGTTTTTAAACAGCTGATCAAGAACGTCCCCCATCCAGTAGCCCTCTTGAAGGAGATGCTCTATTTCTTCACCCTCCTTAAGATGCTCAAGGGCATGGTTTATCTGCTCCTTAAACGTGAGAAAGCCCTCAAGAAGAATTTCCTTTTCCTCACCTTCAAAAGAGCTTATGGCATTGTTTATCTCCTCAAGCGTTCCTTCAATCATGTAGCCAATAAACGCCTCATACCCGAGTCTTTCCATAACAGCAAACCTGATCCCTTCCCTCTTAAGCTCGTTTAAGAAGGCTTCTTTCACAACTTCATTCTTTGTGAGCAACCTCATGTGACCACCAGATGGAAAAGGCTAAAAGTCATTTATAGTCTTTTTGTATAGGTGGGAACATGAGCGAAGAAAAACCCCTTTTGCTTGACAAAACCCTCGAAACGTGGAAAGGCAAACGTGTTGCCTTAGCGGTAAGCGGAGATCATTCCTTCACTGGGGTGCTAAAAGATTTTGACGAGGAAGTAATAATTTTGGAGAACGTTGCCGATGTTGTGGGTAACCGGGGGAAAGCCTTGGTGGTAAGGATAGACGACACAAACTGGATAATGCTCTTAGAGTGATAAAAATGAGGGCAGTTGCGTTTGTAGGGTTTAAAAAGAGCGGGAAGACAACCACGGTAGAAAGGGTCGCAGGAGAACTCAAGAAAAGAGGATACAGGGTGGGGATAGCAAAGAGCATGCACACGAACTTTGACAGAAAGGACAGTGACACTTGGAAATTAAAAAGAGCAGCAGATTATGTAATTGTAAGAGCCCAAGACACAGATGCCCTCCTTTTTGAGGCAAAGGACTTAAATGCCCTATTATCCACAATGCCAGAGGTTGATTTCCTCCTCCTTGAGGGCTTCAAAGATGCCAAGCATTTGCCCAAGGTAATATGTGCCAAAAGTGAAGAGGAAGTGAAAGTATTAAACGATGGGCTTGCTATAGCCGTTAGCGGTGTTATATCAGGCGAAGCCAAAAGCATTGAAGGGCTTGAGGTGATAAATCCCCTTGAGAATCCCGAAAGACTGGCAGATTTAATAGAGGAAAGAGCGTTTATGCTGCCGAACATTAACTGCGGATTGTGCGGGTTTGACTGTTACGAGATGGCAAAGCTCATAGTAAAGGGCGAAAAGAGCACAGAAGACTGCGTTGTCTTAAGTTCAAAACCAAAGGTCATCGTTAGGGTTGATGGGAAGGAGCTTCCAATGAAAGACTGGGTTCAGGAGCTTGTTGAAAAGACCATTAAAGGCATGCTTTCCGCCATGAAGGGCTACAGAGAAGGGAGGAAAATAGAGATTATAATCGAAGGCTAAGTTACTCCAACATTAATTTCTTTTATCTGGCCGTTTTCGAGAACAAATGCCCTATATTCTCCAGTGTTATTCACTATCAACCATACGTTTCTCCACAAGTCCATGCCTTTCAAATCCCTATGAGAGGGATACGGGGAACAGTTAAGGTGGGAGTGAAATATTCCGATGACTTCCTTCCCCTCCTCTTCAGCTTTTTCAAGAACTCTGAGCGTTTCCAAAGGGTCTATTTCAAAGCCTACTGGAGAATTTAGCCGATTCTCTGCAAAGACAACATAGTCCACAAAGGCATCTTCCCCTTTCATCGTCCCTATCAAAAATCCGCATACTTCAACTTTGCTCTCTCTGGCCTTGGTTAGAATTTCCTTCAAATGTGCACGTTTTATAAAAATACTCCTCATGAGTGCTTCTCTTCCTCAGGCATTTAAATCTTTTTTGTTCACCAATGAATAAATCAGTGCAGAAAAGCTTATAAATAGGTTTACAATCATCAAGATTTGGTATCCCTTTATTATCACTCAAAATGATACAAGAGGTGAAAAACATGCTCGCGAGAATAGTCTACTACAAGAGGAATTCCATTCCCGAAGAGGAAATAGTTGTGGTTAGCAAGGTAGAGAAAGCCCTCGAAATAGCGAGAAGGAAGCTGGGGATAGAAGTTGTGGGGTTTGAAGTCGAAATAATTTGATCACGATCGCCTTCTTCTCCCCTTTTATTCTATGTGCAAACTTTCATCATAGCCCCACTCATAGAGATAGCCTATCCTTTCAAGTTTTCCTTTAGAGTACTCATAAACAAGCGGCACTCCTGTGGGGATGTTAAGCTTCAAAACCTGCTCTTTAGTTAGCTTTTCTATGTGCATGACTATTGAGCGTAGGCTATTTCCATGGGCAGAGACAAGTACGTTTTTCCCCTTTTCAAGCTCGGGGAGTATCTTTTCTTTAAAATAAGGAATTGTTCTCTCGGCAGTGTCCTTAAGGCTTTCTCCTCCCGGCGGTGCTATGTCGTAGCTTCTCCTCCACAGTAAAACTTTATCTTCTCCGTAGATTTTCTTTGCCTCATCCTTGTTAAAACCCTGCAGTTTGCCGTAATAGCGCTCGTTGAGATGCCACGACTTATAAACGGGGACGTAATTTTTCCCGTATTCCCCATATACGATTCCCCAGTCTTTCATTTTTCCGTTTTCGTGCTCTATCTTCGGAACGCCGGAGGTGTTTTTGCTCATAACGAGCATTGCAGTCTGGATTGCTCTGACAAGTTCTGAGGTAAATACCACATCTATCTTCCACCCTCTCAAAAGTTCTCCAGCCTTTAAAGCTTCTTCAATTCCCCTTTCGCTCAAAGGCACATCAACCCAGCCTGTAAAAAGGTTTAGCTTATTCCACAGACTTTCGCCATGTCTTATTAGTATAAGTTTGCTCATTAGGTTCACCTAAAAATTGTTGGTGGACTGGTATAAAGCTCTTTCTGTTCAAGGATGAGCAACGGCAGTTTTTCTTTTGACCATTCAAACTCGTAGTGACACCACCCTCGTAGAAGATTAAAATTATATAGGTAAATGCACAGTCATAAATAGCTATAGCAAAGGAGGGACTTACATGGAAAGGAGGCTCTACAGAAGTAGAAAGAACAGAATGCTCTTCGGAGTTTGTGGGGGATTGGGAGAATACTTTAACGTAGATCCTACCCTTGTCAGGATACTCTTTATAATCCTGCTCTTGGGAAGTGTAGGAACTGCAATATTGCTATACTTTCTTTTAGCTAT
The Thermococcus sp. 2319x1 DNA segment above includes these coding regions:
- a CDS encoding pyridoxal phosphate-dependent aminotransferase — its product is MALSDRLEMVNPSEIRKLFDLAQGIEGIISLGIGEPDFDTPEHIKEYAKEALDKGLTHYSPNIGILELREAVAEKLKKHNGIEADPKTQIMITVGTNQQILMGLATFLKDNEEVLIPSPMFVSYAPAVILAGGKPVEVPTYEENEFRLTVDELEKYVTPKTRALIINTPNNPTGAVLTKKDLEEIADFAVEHDLMILSDEVYEYFVYDGVKNYSIASLDGMFERTITMNGFSKTFAMTGWRLGFLAAPEWVVEKMVRFQMYNATCPVTFIQYAAAKALRDERSWKAVEEMRREYERRRNLVWKRLNEMGLPTVKPKGAFYIFPRIKDTGLSSKEFSELMIKEAKVVVVPGSAFGQAGEGYVRISYATAYEKLEEAMDRMEKVLKEKKLV
- a CDS encoding AIR synthase family protein, translated to MLPGKVPPEVLEKIVFNLLGVEDERVIIKSGVGIDAAAIDFGDKALVASSDPITGAEKHIGFYAINVNANDVATFGAKPRWFLATILLPENANEALLKEIMEDMHKSAEKLGIAIVGGHTEVTIGLNRPIVIGTMLGEVEKGKLVKSNGAKAGDAIILTKGAGIEGTSIIASEKEEELRKVFGDELVERAKGFLEKISVVKEALIAAEIGVNAMHDPTEGGIANGFHEMADAAGLGFRVYYDKIPIAEETKKLCEYFNLDPLALISSGSLLIAAPKEKAEKIVNAIQKEGIEAAIVGEFLEDRNTKVLVKDGKEIPLKRPETDEIWKIF
- a CDS encoding LSm family protein — encoded protein: MSEEKPLLLDKTLETWKGKRVALAVSGDHSFTGVLKDFDEEVIILENVADVVGNRGKALVVRIDDTNWIMLLE
- the mobB gene encoding molybdopterin-guanine dinucleotide biosynthesis protein B produces the protein MRAVAFVGFKKSGKTTTVERVAGELKKRGYRVGIAKSMHTNFDRKDSDTWKLKRAADYVIVRAQDTDALLFEAKDLNALLSTMPEVDFLLLEGFKDAKHLPKVICAKSEEEVKVLNDGLAIAVSGVISGEAKSIEGLEVINPLENPERLADLIEERAFMLPNINCGLCGFDCYEMAKLIVKGEKSTEDCVVLSSKPKVIVRVDGKELPMKDWVQELVEKTIKGMLSAMKGYREGRKIEIIIEG
- a CDS encoding M67 family metallopeptidase, which produces MRSIFIKRAHLKEILTKARESKVEVCGFLIGTMKGEDAFVDYVVFAENRLNSPVGFEIDPLETLRVLEKAEEEGKEVIGIFHSHLNCSPYPSHRDLKGMDLWRNVWLIVNNTGEYRAFVLENGQIKEINVGVT
- a CDS encoding 2,3-bisphosphoglycerate-dependent phosphoglycerate mutase; this translates as MSKLILIRHGESLWNKLNLFTGWVDVPLSERGIEEALKAGELLRGWKIDVVFTSELVRAIQTAMLVMSKNTSGVPKIEHENGKMKDWGIVYGEYGKNYVPVYKSWHLNERYYGKLQGFNKDEAKKIYGEDKVLLWRRSYDIAPPGGESLKDTAERTIPYFKEKILPELEKGKNVLVSAHGNSLRSIVMHIEKLTKEQVLKLNIPTGVPLVYEYSKGKLERIGYLYEWGYDESLHIE
- a CDS encoding PspC domain-containing protein, translating into MERRLYRSRKNRMLFGVCGGLGEYFNVDPTLVRILFIILLLGSVGTAILLYFLLAIVIPEEPENGGE